The stretch of DNA AAAAAGCGTCATGGCCCTGGTCGGCCTCGATATCCAGATAACTGACCTGTTTGCCGGCTTTAAGCAGAGCGGTGACAATCTCCTGAGTCCGCTCCGGTGGAAAACGCCAGTCGGTGGTAAAAGACACCAGCAGGAACTTGCAGTTGCTGTTGGCAAACGCCTTGCTCAGATCACCGTCGTAATCAACGCTGGGATCAAAATAATCCAGTGCCTTGGTCATCAGCAGATAGGTGTTGGCGTCAAATGTCTCAGAAAAACGCTCACCCTGATAGTGCAGATAGCTTTCTACCTGAAAGTCGACGTCGAAGCCAAAACTCAGCTTGCCGGCGCGCAGGTCGCGGCCCAGGTTCATGGAGGCCTGCTTTAACTGTTCAGATGCCTTGCCGAATTTGTCGCGCATGGCGCTGTCGGATAGATAGGTGATATGCCCGACCATGCGTGCCAGCATGACCCCTTTCTTAGGTAAGGTGCCATGTTCTCGATAACGACCGGCATAGAACTCAGGATCCGCTGTAATGGATTGGCGGGCCACTTCGTTAAAAGCAATATTCTGCGCAGAGAGTTTGGGAGCCACCGCCATCATGATGGCGTGACGGACTCGTTCCGGGTAGCTGATAGACCAGCGCATCACCTGCATGCCACCCAGACTGCCGCCAATCACCGCCGCCCACTGCTCTATACCAAGGCGATCCGCCAGTCGTGCCTGGCTGTTGACCCAATCACGCACCGTTACTACCGGAAAGTCCGGGCCATACCAGGTGTTGGTGTCAGGATTGATGGATGCTGGTCCGGTGCTGCCCGCGCAGCCGCCCAGATTGTTCAGGCAGACTACAAAGAAGTGATTGGTATCGATGGGTTTACCCGGACCAATAGCCACGTCCCACCAACCGGGCTTTCTGTCTTCCATGCTGTGATAGCCGGCGGCGTGGTGGTCACCGCTAAGCGCATGGCAGATCAGTATGGCGTTGCTGCGCTGCGCGTTCAGCGTGCCATAGGTTTCCACCATCAGGTCGTATGAATTGAGCACTTTTCCGCTGCGCAAGGTCAGCGGCTCGTCAAAATGATGGAGCTGCGGGGTCACCAGACCAACGGAATTTTCCGGCAGAGTGTCGGGCATGTCTTACATGCCCAGCACAAAAGCAGGGTTGGCGCCGACCGGCAACACCAGTGTGATTCTGATGATCTGAATGGCCAGGAAAACAAAAATGGGCGACAGATCCAGTCCGCCCATGGCTGGCAGTATGCGCCGGAAGGGTGCCATGACTGGCTCAGTGAGCTGGCGCACCAGCACCAGTGCCGGATGACCGCTGAACGGCGCGATAAAACTGGCGATGATGGAAATCAGCATGCCCCAGAAATAGATGTTCAGGATAAAGTTCAGTATGCCCGCCAGACCCCAGGTGAGGATCAGCCCAAAGTTGGGGAAACTGTAGCCGGACATAAAAATCAATGCGTACATGGCCGCGCACTGGAACAGGATGGCGTAGACCAGCGACGACAGGTCAATGCCGCGAATGCCCGGGATAAACCGGCGAAACAGGAGTACGCCGGGATCTGTAAAGCGGACAATCATCTGCGTGATGGGGTTGTAAAAATCGGCCCGGGACAGCTGCAGTAAAAATCGCAGCAGAATGGCCATGAGATAGATTGTACCCAGGGTGCTGACCAGCAGAGTGCCAATACTGCCAACTGTATTCATGGTGTTTAGTCTCTTTAGTTTGCCAGTTCTGCGGCGCGCTTTTGCGCGGCCTGCATGGCCGTTGCCACTGTGGTTTCAAATCCGTCCCGCGCCATGGAGAGCAAGGCTTGTTCGGTCGTGCCACCGGGTGATGTGACCCGGCGCCGCAGCTCATCTGGCGCGACATCACTGGTACTGGCCAGTTTGCCGGCGCCCAGTGCGGTCTGTATGGCCAGCTGTCGGGCAACATTTGGCTCCAGACCCATTTGCACGGCTGCCTTCTCCATGGCTTCCATCATCAGGAAGAAGTAGGCCGGGCCGCTGCCGGACAGCGCGGTCACGGTATCAATATCAGATTCCGCCTGCAACCAGCAGGCAATGCCAACGGCTCCCATGATATCGCCCGCCAGCTGTTTCTGGATGTCACTGCACTGTGCATTGGCATACAGGCCGGTGGCGCCTTCGCCAACCAGAGAGGGCGTATTGGGCATGCAACGCACAATAGCGCGCTCAACACCCAGCCATTTTTGCAGAGAGCAAACCGGGATGCCGGCGGCGATCGAGATGATAAGACAGTCTGATTTGCCGATCAGCGGCTGCAATTGTTCGCAAACAGCCGCCATTACCTGAGGTTTGACGGCCAGTACAATGACATCAGCCTGCGCTGCCACCGACGCACTGTCACCTGTGTTAATGCCGCAATCGGACTGCAGCTCAGCCAGCTTGTCGCTGTCTATATCGGTGGCGGCGATATGTGAAGGCGGCACGTTTTTGTTGATCAGGCCGCGGATCAGGCTGTTGGCCATATTGCCGGCACCGATAAAACTGATTTGGCTGTTTTTCAAAGCATTCTCTCTCGCTGCGTTTTTTCAGGCCGCTATTCTAACATACCGATCAGCTATTGAATTCCTTGCTGAAAATAGTCCAGAAGCTCAGAAACAGCGCGGCAATCAACGGACCGATCACAAAGCCGTTGATGCCCAGCAGACTGATACCGCCCAATGTCGAAAACAACACCATGTAATCCGGCAGTTTGGTGTCACGACCCACCAGAATCGGGCGTAATACGTTGTCGGCCAGGCCGATGATGACGGCGCCATAGGCCACCAGTATGGAGGCTTTTATCCAGTCGCCGGTGGCATACATATAAATCGCTACGGGAATCCAGACCAGAGAGGCGCCCACGGCCGGCACCAGTGACAGGAAGGCCATGATCACAGCCCACAGCAGCGGTGCCTGCAGGTCCAGCAGCCAGAAGATCAGGCCCCCCAGCGCACCCTGCACGATGGCGACCACCAGGTTGCCTTTAACGGTGGCGCGCGATACTTCAGCAAACTTGGTAAACAGCACATGGCGGCGCTCTTCATCCATTGGCACCGCATTGCGCATCCAGTTGACCAGGCTCTCGCCATCGCGCAGCAGGAAAAAGGTCAGGTACAGCATCAGCGCCAGATTCAGGGTAAAGCTGACGGTGTTGCGTCCCACGTTCAGGGCTTCCTGTGAAATCATGCGGCTCAGACTGATGGCGGAGTCAGACAGATAGCTGCGCAGATTACTGGTATCTATGCCCAGACGCTGCAGCAGGTCCGGCAGAAAAGGCACCGCGTTACCCACCCGTTCGATAAAAGCCGAGGGGCTGATTTCGCGATTTTCGATTGACTGGTAGAGCTGGACGCCCTCGTTGATGAAACCAAACACGATTGCAATGGCAGGGATTACCACCACAATCAGTCCCAGCAACAGGGTTAGCAATGCCGCCAGCGATTGCCGGCCATTGAATTTTTCAACCAGCCGACGCTGCACCGGGTTGAACAGCAGGCTCATGACACAGGCCCAGAAAATGGCGCTCCAGAAAGGTAGCAGGATTAACAGAAAGGCCAGGGTGATGGCACCCAGCACGATCAGAAAACCGCGTTTTTCCATGGTTTCACGCATGCGCGTTTCCTCAGATAATCAGCTTTGGTGACGACGTATCATGCGCCACAATTCAACCACCCTTGGCGGCTGGCCGGTGCGCAGTATGCCTTGCCGGAAAACCCGGCCAGACAGCCACATGACGGCCACCACCGCCAGCAGCAGAACAACTGTGGTGCCTATGACATCGATCATGGGGGGCTGCGCTGCGGCCCGATTCATCATGGTAAAGGGTGTAAACAGTGGAATCCATGACATTACCCGGGCCAGCGTGCCATTGGGATCCTGCGCGATAAAACTCATGGTCAGCACGGGTACGACCAGAATCATCATCAGTGGCATCATCAGGCTCTGGGCTTCTTTGAGTGTGTTGCAAAGACTGCCGATGGCCAGAAAGATGCCAGCATAAAGGGCATAACAGCACAGGTAATAAAACACAAAAAACGGGATGAGGTCGGAGCTGAGCAGCACATCCAGAATGTCAGCGATGACCGCTGTTTCGACGGTCTGATAAAGCTGCAGGAAAACAAAAAACGAGGTAATCCACGCCAGGATGGTGGTGATGCCGGTGGCGCCGATGCCCAGCAACTTGCCCATCATCATTTCGCCGGGCGTGACCGACGCCAGCAGCACCTCAATGATGCGGTTGGACTTTTCCTCGATGGTATTGCTGAGCAGGTATTGTACGCTCTGCATCAATGAGATGAAGATCAGATAGACAAAACCCATGGGAGCCCACTGGCGGAAGGTGTCAGCCAGGCTCACCTCTTCCTCGCCTTCGGCCTTGCCGGGATCCAGGCGGCTCAGTGGCAGGCGGGTACGTTGAACATCTCGAACAGCTTCAATATCGATGCCGCGATCAGCATATTCCTGCTGGCGAATGGCGTTGTTAAGGCTGGTCTGAATCGCGTTGGATAATCGGGTGTCAGTAAGATTGCCCGCCCAGTACTGCACGCCACGCGGACCAGCGCCTTCTATCATCAGTCGTTGCAAAGTGTCAGGGCGCACAATATCCTGATTGACCTCATGAGGAATCAGGATTAACGCAAACAGGCTGACCCGGTCACCATCATGATCGAGGCGTAACTCACCATTCAGATACGGTCTGAGTGCCTCAACAATCTGGCCAGCGGGACTGTCGGGATTCATGCCTGCGGGCGGGTTGACCTGAATAAACTGTTGTCGCGGTTCAGTAAATCCGGGGGCATCCGCGCGAAGGTACGGACGCGCCATCTGCAGCGCAAAGTCCAGTCCCCCATTGCTGAGCCATTCATCCAGCGCGGCGACTTCGTCATTGCCAAAATCATCAATCAATTGATTAAGCTGATTGCTGGGTGCCTGGGGCGCGGGAGTATCTGCGGTGGCAATGCGGTTCTCCTGCAAATAGCGCATGAAATCCTGCATGACGCGGCGCTGGTGCTCGCGCCGGATGGCCGAGTTGACCGCGTCCGCATAGCTGCCGGTCTGGTCGATCAGCAGGTAGTAGCGAGTCGGAGTGGCAGTGGCCAGGCGGCTGGAAATGAAGAAAATCAAAAAAAAGACAATCGGCACCAACAGGACGCCAATCCAGAAGCCTTTGGTTTTGACATTCTCCAGGTACTCGCGCCAGGCGATCAGTAAGGTGACTCTCATCGGAAATTATGCTCCCGTGCTTCCTTGCCGACCAGGTGCACAAACACATCATGCAAGCTGGCCTGTGTGAAATCAAAACGGTTCAGCGACACCTTGTTTTCAAAGCAGTGTTTGAGAATATTCTGCGGGTCTGCCTGCTCACGGACATACAGCTCCCACTGACGGATGCCCTGCGCCTGATCCTCTGGCGCGGCTGGTGTTTCCTGCATGGACAGGACATCCTCAAGTTGCAGCAGCTTGCTCAGATCATCGCGTGTTTCCAGAACAACCCGGCGCGGAATAATGGCATGGGCCTGATCCACCGTCCCGTCAAAAACCTTGCGGCCCTGAGTGATCAGCAACAGGCGTTCGCACAGGCGTTCTGCATGCTGCATGATATGTGTGGAGAAAATGACGGTCTGACCATTAGCCGCCAGGTCGCGAATCAACTGTTCAAGGACTTCCTGATTCACCGGATCCAGGCCGGAGAACGGCTCGTCCAGAATGACCAGCTCCGGGTCGTGAGCAATGGAGGCCAGTACCTGCACTTTCTGCCCCATGCCCTTGGACAGTGATTCAACGGCGTTGTTGGCAAAATCTTTTAACCCATAGCGCTCCAGCAGCTCGAAGGCCTTGTGTTTGGCAGTGCGCCGGTCCAGGCCCTTGAGTGTGGCGAAATAACTGATAATGGCCCAGACCTTCATCTTCTTGTAGAGGCCTTTTTCTTCCGGCAGATACCCGATGCGGTGCCGCACATCCATGGCCGATGAATGACCCAGTACTTCGATCTGTCCGGAGTCCGGGCGGATAATGTCCAGTATCATACGAATGGTGGTGGTTTTGCCAGCCCCATTGGGACCCAGAAAACCATACACGGCACCCTGCGGGATGCTCAGATTGATTTCATTGACGGCGGTGAAGTCGCCATAGCGCTTTGACACATTGGTCAGCGTCAGAACCGGTGTACTCATACGAGGAGTTTAGCACAGCGTTTGTGGCAAATTACCAACAAAAAAGCCGCAACCCTTGCAGGTTGCGGCTTCGGTTTAGGCCTCTGGCCGAGAATCAGGCCATCAGTTGTTCGTTAATGGCTTCTGCCACCAAACGACCTTCGTCAATCGCCCGCACCACCAGCGACTGGCCGCGGCGACAGTCACCGGCCGCAAACACTTTGGGATTGCTGGTGCGGAACTGTCGGTACTCAGCCTTGTAGTTGGAGCGTGGATCCAGCTCCAGCTTAAGTGGCTCACTGACATAGTGTTCTGGCCCCAGAAAACCCATGGACAGCAGAATCAGATCGGCTTCCCAGAACTTGGTGGTACCCGGCACTTCCTTGAAGTTGGAGTCCACTTCAACGGTGTTGATGCCAAGCAGTTTGCCGTTTTCATCGCGGACAAATTCCTTACCGCTGATGGAATACACGCGGGGGTCGCTGCCATCACGGTGCGCTGCCTCTTCGTGCCCGTAGTCTACCCGATAAATCTTTGGCCACAGAGGCCAGGGGTTGTCAGCCGGGCGCTCCAGAGATGGCTTGGGCATGATCTCAAAGTTGACCAGCGATTTGCAGCCATGACGCAGCGAGGTGGCGATACAGTCAGTACCGGTATCTCCGCCACCAATTACGATGACGTTTTTGCCTTTGGCGCTGATGTAATTGCCATCTTTCAATTCAGAATCCAGCAGGCTCTTGGTATTGGCCGTCAGGAATTCCATGGCAAAGTGCACACCGTCACCTTCACGGCCCGGAATCTTCAGATCACGGGGTGTTGTTGCGCCAGTGGCGAGCAGCAGGATATCGACTTTGCCCAGCAGTTCGCTGACATCCAGGCCAGTAGCACCTTTGCCGCCAACATCCACACCCGTCACAAATTTGATGCCTTCTTCTTCCAGCAGCTTGACTCGACGGTCAACAACGTCCTTTTCCAGCTTCATGTTCGGAATGCCGTACATCAGCAGGCCGCCAATACGGTCCGCGCGCTCGTAGACGGTCACTTCATGGCCATGCTGGTTAAGCTGCGCGGCTGCAGCCAGACCAGCCGGGCCGGAACCGACCACGGCCACCTTTTTGCCAGTGCGGAATTTGGGAGGATTGGCCCGTACCCAGCCATTTTCGAAACCTTTGTCGATGATAGCGTTTTCGATGTTTTTGATGGTGACGGGCGGGTTGTTGATGCCCAGTACGCATGATCCTTCGCAGGGCGCCGGGCACACACGACCGGTAAACTCCGGAAAGTTATTGGTCTTGTGCAGCCGATCCAGCGCGTCGCGCCACTGACCCTTGTAGATCAGATCGTTCCACTCAGGAATCAGGTTGTACACCGGGCAGCCGTTGTCTGACTGACAAAAGGGTACGCCGCAGTCCATGCAGCGGGCACCCTGTGTCTGAAGATGTTCTTCAGCCGGGTCGGTGTAAATTTCTTTATAGTCCAGCAATCGCTCTGCCGGTGCACGGTAGGGCACCGTGGCGCGCTCGAATTCTTTAAAACCTGTTGGTTTACCCATGTTAAAACCTATTATTCTGCAATTTTGTACGTATCAGACAGCCACTGCCTGGGCTTTTGCTTTGGCTGCCATTTCG from Pseudohongiella spirulinae encodes:
- the metX gene encoding homoserine O-succinyltransferase MetX — translated: MPDTLPENSVGLVTPQLHHFDEPLTLRSGKVLNSYDLMVETYGTLNAQRSNAILICHALSGDHHAAGYHSMEDRKPGWWDVAIGPGKPIDTNHFFVVCLNNLGGCAGSTGPASINPDTNTWYGPDFPVVTVRDWVNSQARLADRLGIEQWAAVIGGSLGGMQVMRWSISYPERVRHAIMMAVAPKLSAQNIAFNEVARQSITADPEFYAGRYREHGTLPKKGVMLARMVGHITYLSDSAMRDKFGKASEQLKQASMNLGRDLRAGKLSFGFDVDFQVESYLHYQGERFSETFDANTYLLMTKALDYFDPSVDYDGDLSKAFANSNCKFLLVSFTTDWRFPPERTQEIVTALLKAGKQVSYLDIEADQGHDAFLLPVPRYMQALTTYLDRVKREVSGHAA
- a CDS encoding YggT family protein, translating into MNTVGSIGTLLVSTLGTIYLMAILLRFLLQLSRADFYNPITQMIVRFTDPGVLLFRRFIPGIRGIDLSSLVYAILFQCAAMYALIFMSGYSFPNFGLILTWGLAGILNFILNIYFWGMLISIIASFIAPFSGHPALVLVRQLTEPVMAPFRRILPAMGGLDLSPIFVFLAIQIIRITLVLPVGANPAFVLGM
- the proC gene encoding pyrroline-5-carboxylate reductase; the encoded protein is MKNSQISFIGAGNMANSLIRGLINKNVPPSHIAATDIDSDKLAELQSDCGINTGDSASVAAQADVIVLAVKPQVMAAVCEQLQPLIGKSDCLIISIAAGIPVCSLQKWLGVERAIVRCMPNTPSLVGEGATGLYANAQCSDIQKQLAGDIMGAVGIACWLQAESDIDTVTALSGSGPAYFFLMMEAMEKAAVQMGLEPNVARQLAIQTALGAGKLASTSDVAPDELRRRVTSPGGTTEQALLSMARDGFETTVATAMQAAQKRAAELAN
- a CDS encoding AI-2E family transporter; the protein is MRETMEKRGFLIVLGAITLAFLLILLPFWSAIFWACVMSLLFNPVQRRLVEKFNGRQSLAALLTLLLGLIVVVIPAIAIVFGFINEGVQLYQSIENREISPSAFIERVGNAVPFLPDLLQRLGIDTSNLRSYLSDSAISLSRMISQEALNVGRNTVSFTLNLALMLYLTFFLLRDGESLVNWMRNAVPMDEERRHVLFTKFAEVSRATVKGNLVVAIVQGALGGLIFWLLDLQAPLLWAVIMAFLSLVPAVGASLVWIPVAIYMYATGDWIKASILVAYGAVIIGLADNVLRPILVGRDTKLPDYMVLFSTLGGISLLGINGFVIGPLIAALFLSFWTIFSKEFNS
- a CDS encoding ABC transporter permease — translated: MRVTLLIAWREYLENVKTKGFWIGVLLVPIVFFLIFFISSRLATATPTRYYLLIDQTGSYADAVNSAIRREHQRRVMQDFMRYLQENRIATADTPAPQAPSNQLNQLIDDFGNDEVAALDEWLSNGGLDFALQMARPYLRADAPGFTEPRQQFIQVNPPAGMNPDSPAGQIVEALRPYLNGELRLDHDGDRVSLFALILIPHEVNQDIVRPDTLQRLMIEGAGPRGVQYWAGNLTDTRLSNAIQTSLNNAIRQQEYADRGIDIEAVRDVQRTRLPLSRLDPGKAEGEEEVSLADTFRQWAPMGFVYLIFISLMQSVQYLLSNTIEEKSNRIIEVLLASVTPGEMMMGKLLGIGATGITTILAWITSFFVFLQLYQTVETAVIADILDVLLSSDLIPFFVFYYLCCYALYAGIFLAIGSLCNTLKEAQSLMMPLMMILVVPVLTMSFIAQDPNGTLARVMSWIPLFTPFTMMNRAAAQPPMIDVIGTTVVLLLAVVAVMWLSGRVFRQGILRTGQPPRVVELWRMIRRHQS
- a CDS encoding ABC transporter ATP-binding protein; this translates as MSTPVLTLTNVSKRYGDFTAVNEINLSIPQGAVYGFLGPNGAGKTTTIRMILDIIRPDSGQIEVLGHSSAMDVRHRIGYLPEEKGLYKKMKVWAIISYFATLKGLDRRTAKHKAFELLERYGLKDFANNAVESLSKGMGQKVQVLASIAHDPELVILDEPFSGLDPVNQEVLEQLIRDLAANGQTVIFSTHIMQHAERLCERLLLITQGRKVFDGTVDQAHAIIPRRVVLETRDDLSKLLQLEDVLSMQETPAAPEDQAQGIRQWELYVREQADPQNILKHCFENKVSLNRFDFTQASLHDVFVHLVGKEAREHNFR
- a CDS encoding glutamate synthase subunit beta, which encodes MGKPTGFKEFERATVPYRAPAERLLDYKEIYTDPAEEHLQTQGARCMDCGVPFCQSDNGCPVYNLIPEWNDLIYKGQWRDALDRLHKTNNFPEFTGRVCPAPCEGSCVLGINNPPVTIKNIENAIIDKGFENGWVRANPPKFRTGKKVAVVGSGPAGLAAAAQLNQHGHEVTVYERADRIGGLLMYGIPNMKLEKDVVDRRVKLLEEEGIKFVTGVDVGGKGATGLDVSELLGKVDILLLATGATTPRDLKIPGREGDGVHFAMEFLTANTKSLLDSELKDGNYISAKGKNVIVIGGGDTGTDCIATSLRHGCKSLVNFEIMPKPSLERPADNPWPLWPKIYRVDYGHEEAAHRDGSDPRVYSISGKEFVRDENGKLLGINTVEVDSNFKEVPGTTKFWEADLILLSMGFLGPEHYVSEPLKLELDPRSNYKAEYRQFRTSNPKVFAAGDCRRGQSLVVRAIDEGRLVAEAINEQLMA